Genomic segment of Macadamia integrifolia cultivar HAES 741 unplaced genomic scaffold, SCU_Mint_v3 scaffold2127, whole genome shotgun sequence:
TCTAGAGCTGACGGGTAGGATTCCAGTCATCAATAGAACTCTgaaattttagaaaaatttaAATTCTGCAATCCCAAAAACAGATATTAATATAACACTTGGGACTGCAACTAAAATATTAATGGGTTAGTTGGATTAATTGCAGGTTCGGTTCACATTGGTCAACTTCCCCTGTTTTATACTGGACATAGCAAACTCTAAAACCATAAATTTACCCAAAAAGAGCCATTGTTGTGCTTCCTAGTAAAAAACCATTGGCCGACTTCCCCTATTTTATGTGGGTAATTGTATATCTTTCAACTCTTTCGAACATTGCTACTAGTATGCTGGTAAAAGAATGAAATAGGAAAAGGAAAGATACCTCATCAAGAGGATAGATCAGAATTTGTGAGAAAAAAATAAGCTTTCTCAAAGTGAAGAGTCGGATTTTCTCATAGCGAGGGTGGGCGTGGTAAGTTGCCAATGATTCCGCCATCTTCTCCAGCCGGGGTGGGCGTGGTAAGGAGGCAGCTGCCTtccctcttttgttttgttttaatggGAGGGTATATAAGTAAGTTCATGTCTATATATGGGCATTTTCGGCATTAAATGGTATAATATTAGGTGACACAGTGGCTAACGGATAggacctaattgtaagaatcttagAAAATCCAAGGGAGGGGTGTAATTCGTTCAAACCCATAGATCCATgtgtaatttcgacaaactaaGGGTGAGGCAGACGTATTTTTCCCTAAAGTTTATTGTATGGTTGCATTTGATATCAAGGGAAGGGAGTGACTACAAAAGACTAGGGGTATATTAGGGTTTCAAGTTCAATTATATATCATGAGTCATCACTTAACGGTGGATCACTCACGGTCATGGTATGATTGATGGAATCTACAACATTTGAGGGGTACGATTGTAATTTTAAACTTCATAGGGGATGAaagtgtaataaatgaaacattCAGGGGAGGAGAGTGAAATTTACTCTATTGGAAAAGGTTACAAAGTAGTAAACAAAACAGTATAACAAGTGGTTGGCACCCATTCTtgtgctttatttttttatccaataAAAACAATATCACAAGAAGATGACCCATGTCCCAACCATTACCTTGTAGGGAACAAAAgggggcatttttttttttttaaaagatattGAGGGAATACATGGGATAGACTTACTAGGCACTATATGATCCAGGCCGAGGGTCTAGGAAGACCTCATTTTCGCTTGAAGTAGAGGGGATTTGGGAGAGCTTCTTGAAATTGACTGATATTTTAGTAGATTTTTGCTAGTCTGATGATCCCTTCCTGTTGATAGCAATGCCGAAAGTGGGAAGGGATCATGAGAGTGGATTTTTGGTTCTTCTATCTTAAAGTATAGGCTTGTAAttatttttcctccttttaatATATGTTATCTTTTACCGAAAGAAAACCTAGCCGTATTTATGATTAGTATGGTATGCCCTTAACAGGTAAACTTCAGCTACAAAATTTGACAATCTTGGGTCCCTTGTGCTGTGAAAAACATGCATGGGTTACTAAGGGTGGATACCTGCGGGCTAAGGGCTTGGAATTGGGATTCTAGATTCTAACAATTTCAAACAGTACCATGGTATACTGCCATCCTTATATTGAAGAGGGGGTGGTTTGAAATGTTAGCATTGCATCTACGCATAATCAATCAGTCATTTTACCATGTTGTTGTAATTTCCTATAgaaataagaataagaataGCCTAAAACACAGTTTATAAGAATCCCATGGGCCTGCATCAACCTTTCTTATGAGGCTTTTTCTTGTGATTAAAGGagaatataggaaaaaaaacctcaaaaacTGCTTTCCTCTAAGCACTGTGTTAGAACTCAAAAACAACCCTTCTTTGAAATAGTTATGAAGAAAATTGATCTGAAATTTGATTGTGGAGAGGTAATGCATGGTGGTTGGGTGGGTGGGGTTTGTTTTTGGCAAGGAAATTGTTGATCTTGAGGCAATGGTCACCTAACTTGTACAGATCTCATTACCAAATTTTCTCTTCAGGAAGGGTTGCGTCGTATCAGTAATCCCTAGTTTATGGATTGAAAACTGCAAATAAAAAGTCcgtatttttttttgctagattATATATTGAAATTAAAGACGTGTGTGCAAAGGACAATGGGAGCACATGAGAAAAACATCCAAAAAGACGTCCTTTTCCATGTATGGAGAACGCATCAGTTATTTCACCCCACAAAAACTTTTTTCCCacaaagaaaatgcaaattaTTCCTCATTCTCTCTTACCACAAAGTTCTACCTCTTCATATCTTAGCTTGTCCTGCTAAGATCAAAACTAACTTAATCAGATTATTGTCTCCTCAAACAATGCTATCTACACAAAGTTTCAAATTAACAACTTGCTTCAACGTTTCAAATAAATTTACCCATCGACGGGCCTATTATAGAAGACTAGAGTTTAAAAACCATTATTTTCCAAGAAGCACACCTCCCTGACATATAAAGAATAAGTCTCCTTTTCATACTTCATAGTATGGTTTTAAAAGTCAGATTGGATTGGTCAAATCGCAGATAGATCATTTTCATAATTCATaatatggttttaaaaatcagattggattgaTCATGATCGCTCAGATTAGATCCTTTTCATACTTCATaatatggttttaaaaatcataTATTGTGATTTCCTGAGAAGCACGCGAAAGCTATTAAAATCTAAGTAGTGCATGATCTGAACCATTTCCGGGATAACtagagggagaagggaaaacAAATTAATACCACAAGGGTAAAAGTGAGATTATAAAAGATGAAGTTAATTACTTGGACATCCCTTATACTATTGTTAGATTGTTTGATATCCCAAAAGTAGTAAATATTAAATGCAAGAGTGCTTCAAGTACACTTGTTGAACTTTTTGGATGTCAAGCAATCAAACATAATATAGGGGGTATTCTAGTATTTAACCCTAAAAATATAATGATCGTCAATCATATTATAGGTGAAACATGAGATATCCCAAACATCATATTAATAAACGTGAAGTGCCCCAAATTATATGATTTCAAACGTTACGTACCCTATGTGAAATTGTTGGATATCCTAAGTGTCATTTATCTTATAACTTTTGTTAACCTTATCCTTGTTAATAGCGCATGCACGCTAGGCATGCACACTTGGCATCACCccatatcacatgtgagatggatttctcttgagcatctattccatatcacatgtgatatcgaATCTCTAATCAGACTGCACTCTACATGGAAACCTTCCCTGATCGGGCTTGACTCTATATGGAAACCTATCTTGATTGAAGACCTTCCATCCAGAGAAATATTGTAACTGATATTATTTTCCTTCCTTCTAGAGAAGGATTGTAATTGATTGTAATTGAGGAATCGatattattcttcttccttctagAGAATGATTGTAATTGAGGAATTGATATTATTCTCATTCCTTCTAGAGAAGGATTGTAATTGATTGTAATTGAGGACTCTCCATGTAAAGCCTCTGAGACTAGAGTTACTCTTTGATATATATTGTAATATCAAATCACAGAAATAATAAGGTGAACATATTGattttacatggtatcaaatCCATTGGCCACCGCCCTCCTCCACCAAccctagtctctctctctctctcttctttttcttctccttgctCAATAGCCATGGCCAGTGATCTCACCCCACCCACCACTGCCATTGTGCCCACGGCACCTACTGCTAAGCTGTCCCTGTCTGCTGCCCACCACTTCATCTCTATCAAATTGTCGTCCAAGAATTTCATCTTTTGAAAAACTCAAATTGCCCCATTTCTTCGCAGGCAAAAGCTTTTCAAGTTTGTTGATGGCACTCACCCTTGCCCAATAGATCCTACTGAAGTCAATCTCTAGCAGGACCAGGATGCTATCATCATGAGTCTCCTCATTGTGTCCCTCTCTGAAGAATCCTTCCCTCTAGCTATCGGGAAGCCAAATGGTAAGGCTATCTGGGACTCCCTCCATGCCTCCTATGGCTTCTCCTCCACCACTAGGCTCCTCTCCCTTAACATGGGCCTCCAGAAACTCATGCACATTGTCTGTGAGTCTGTCACGACATTTCTTCAACCTACCAAGGCTCTCACCAATGAGCTCACAGCCACATGGAAACCCTTTTCCCCTGAGGATTTTAATCTTCACATCTTCTGTGCCCTTCGTCAGAACCTTTAGGATGTGGTCCCAACGCTCATGGCTCACCCTGATCCTGTACCATTCCCAGAGCTTCAGAGCCTCCTCATCAGTCATGAGTATCGTTGTTCAAGCACGGCTGGTAAGACCGACTCCACTGATCCTGCTCCTACTCGAGAGGCTAACCTCTCTGACATcgactcctcctcctccaccacaGATGCCTCTTCTGGTCGTGGCTCAGGGATGTTGTGGTGGGTGTGGTCACAGTGGCCGTAATAATCTTTTTTACACTATCTGCCAACACACAAACCATATTTCCTCCAACTATTTCCATCACCAAGCTACACCAACACAAGCCAACCAACCATAACAAACCACCAATCGTCAGCCCACCCACAGCCCTTACAACCCAACCACCCACTACACAGTTCCCTACCATCAACAGAACCCACCCCTTCTCCCTACATCACCACCCTCCACAGCCCTGACCTGGTATCCTTATGCCAGTGCTTCTCACCATGTAACTCCTGACATCAGCTCCCTCTCCACCCATGACGCTTACACTAGTCAGGAACAGCTACacgttggtaatggtaagggtatCCCGATCTCCAATATTGGATCTGcttctctcccttctccctctccctccttGAATTTTCAGTTACTTAATATTCTGCATGTTCCTAGTATTTCAAAACCCCTTCTCTCTGTTCAGCATTTTGCCCATGACAATAATGTTTTCTTATAATTTCATGCATCTCATTTTGTTCTCAAGGATCACGTGACCAAGTCAGTACTTCTTTCCGGACTGAGTAGTAGGGGTCTCTACACACTTTCCACTCCTCCTCTTCTCCAGTTGCCAATGTTGCTATTCGTACTTCTCTGGATAAATGGCATCATCGTCTCGGCTACCCACATGAGCGCCTTCTTCGGTTCATGGTTCGCACCAATGGTCTCCTCTGCCGGTCTTCTTGTCTTCATTCGCTGTGCACTGCTTGCCAAATGGGCAAGTTCAGTAGTCTGTCCTTTGGTCCCTCCCCCTCTCGTAGTCTGTTCCCTTTAGATCTCATCTACAGTGATGCATGGGGTCCCTCCCATGTTATATCTTCTGAGGGCCATTGGTATTTTCTAATCTTTGTAGACGATAATAGcaaatttatttggttttatcctATGGTTCACAAATCTGAAGTTTTCACAAATTTTTGTCAATTTCAAGCCTAGGTTGAATGCCATTTtaatcaaaaattaaaatccatACAAACCGATTGGGGCGGAGACTATAGGTCACTTCCTAAGTACTTTTCCCCTCTTGGCATCGCTCACCGCCTCTCCTGTCCTCACACCCATGAGCAACAGGGTGTGGTTGAGCACCATCATCGTCACATCGTTGAGACGGGTCTCTCCTTACTTGCTCATGGCTCTGTTCctcaaaaattttggcctttgAAACTACTGTATATTTAATTAACGGTATGCCTTCTAAGATCTCTCAAAACTCCTCTCCATTTTAACTTGTGTACGATCGGTCACCTGATTACTCCCTTCTTTGTGCCTTTGGGTGCTTGTGTTTTCCCTACCTCCATCCTTACAACTCTCACAAAATGGACTATAGGTCCACTCCATCCATTTTCCTTGGGCACAACCCCTCCCATACCGGCTATCACTATCTTGACCCTCAAACCAATCGCATCTATGTCGCAAGACATGTTCGGTTTGATGAGAACTAGCTGCCTTCAAAACCATTACCATACCCACACACCATTTACCACCATCCACACCCTCCCCTTGGGCAACCACCACACTCCACCTGCATACACCGCACCTACCCAAGCCGACCCAGCCACAAACCCCACACCCCTCACCCATGCCCAACCCACCCTCAGCACCATCACCGCCACCCGCCACACCTACACCACCATCACTACCCCCTGGCCTCTCCCCTCCATCTCCACCTACTCGTACTCGCCCTTTGGTAGACCTCTACATGCCCACAttacccagcccaacccaactgTCACACCCCCCATCGCCCAATCCAGCCACCCatacccatagttagcaaattcggattcgggaattattcggccaaagaattatttggaataattcgattggttaatttaagggttcggtcaaaaaagcggacaaaataaaaatcggattcggattcgggaattattcgagtacaaaaataaaagtcgagcaaaaaattcggatgctatttttataatttattgtatctattttgtttattaagtaattaacttgatatgtacacctaaaaagagaaaattattgtagttcaaatatacaatacagtaaaaaaaactaggaaaaagttgtcattgagtgatggaagcaatggttacaGTAATTCAATTTCTAATGCATGTTTTAATGCTTCTACCAATTATCCTATAGGAacataaaagttcaaaatcactTCATTCAATCCATGAGTCCATGATTCACCTAATTCCATCATTcatgcttaaaaggaaaaactattctaaataaagcaaaacatccacaaaagcaTAACAATAGTTATTACATCACCATAACTTAAGTACTCAACTAAATCATTATATACTATCTGGGGGTTGAGTCTCGCTCTCAGTAAAACTAGCACTTGCACCAAATAGCAAGTCTTCAGCAATgctatcatccacatcatccaacAATCTCTCTAACTCTTTATCAACGTCCTCAATGCGCTGATCAAAATCATTGACACTAATATTGTCAAGATTAATGGGTAACATGTTTTTTTGTTCAAGTTCACCCCTTTTTTCCATCATCAACGAATTCATTCTCACATAGACTAAATCATCTAACATCACTGCTGACAATCTATTCCTCTTTTTGGTTTGTGTTGCATCCCAGgcactccaatttctctcacaagcCGAAGAACTACATGGTTGGCTCAATATTCGAATGGCATACTTCTGTAAGATAGGAATAGCATCACCTTGTATATGCCACCAAACCCCTGTCATtggcaaaatatatatatatatatatatatataaataaacaattttaaaagacaagtaatttttacataagaaacaataaactaaaaattttaaaaagaaagtaattattacacttacgaggatgactagtttccatcatcatcttggcACTGGGAGTAAAAAGAGTGCTAGACTTCATGTGGTATACTGCCAGTTGTCCataatattctctcctctcatcttgTGGAACCACTATCTCACCAATGAAATCTGTTGCATCTTTCATTTGAGGAATCTTTTTGAatctttcactaaaaaaataagTGGGGTTGAAAACAGCAGCTGCATAGTGAATGATAcccaaaatattttcatctcttctaatatcaaagattttcaaaatttggtcaTACCGGTGGTCTGCCTCATAAAGCTTCTCCAATACCTCTCTTGCTCTTTCTATTGCTTCATACAAATACCCTGATGTagccccatcaccatcaaccaAACGGAGAACTCGAATGATTGGTtccataaatctcaaaatctcttttgaatcattCCAAAACGACTCCCTTTGAATAGTGTCCACTACTCGATCTGCTTCAAAAGATCTCGAATTTCTTAGACTCCTCCACTCAGCTGATGCAACTAGGAGTCTAAgcttctcttccacttcaacAATTGACTGAAGCATTAAAAAGTTTGAAGCAATTCTAGTTTTGCAAGGATATTTTAGATCCTTGTTTGTGAAACTCCTCATCAACTGTAAGACAATTATTGACTTGTACAAGTAGTCAATAATTCTTTTCGCCTCatcaaaaatttcttgaacCCAAAAAACCTTTTCATAGATATCCTTCAACATTAGATTGATACCATGGGCTGCACATCGAGTCTTAAACAACCAACGATACTTTCCAGTAAGCATATCAAGTGCACTTGAATAATTGGATGCATTGTCTGAAATTAGCTGAACCACTAAATTTGGGCCAAtactttgaatctctctgtcaagaatatcaaatatataagaAGCAGTCAATCTAGCATGAGAACACTCCTCTGACTTCAAAAAGAGAGCACCACCCGGGGAATAAGCAATCACATTAAGAAAAGACCGCTTCTTCAAGTCAGTCCATGAATCAGACATGAATGTGCAACCAGTTTGCTtccaagaaaattttacttcttcaGCATATTTTTCAAGGTCCTTTCTTGCTTCAGGAATTATTCTTCCACGAAGGGTTCCATAACTTGGAATGGGAACACTAGGACCATAACGAGCTGTGCACTTCACAAAATTGATGAAAGCATCCGATTGaacaacattgaaagaaatgttatttttaataaaaaggtcACGAAGAGATTTCTCCCAAGTTGATTTGTCCATCTTAGGGATCATTTCCTCCATTGTGGACTGCCTTTGACTAGTTAAAGGAGTCAAAGGAGAAGAACCAACTATACTCTCACCACTGGTACAACTCTTCCGCTTTTTACTACTTGATTCAGAATTAATAGCAAGAAGAGCTTCTGCTTGGACATCATCTGATACTTTCTCACAAGAGGCAACATCATGACCACTAACCTTAGCTAAATGATACTTGAGTCGAGTGACCCCtccaaaaacttgtttttcacaaaatttgcatttgaaatgtgAACTATCAAGTTGCTCAGCATGTTgccaaaacttttctttttgtcttcccatttttcctatttgttaaaagttgaaacacacaaaaaaataaaaaaataaaaaataaatcatttcatataaacaaacaaatatatCATATTAATAATTACATTACATAAGCAAATAGCCTCTGGATAATTaaagaatcaagttttcaagtcccACTAACATGCATAGCTTTTTACAATAGCATTGGTCATTTACACATTTCCTTATGTAGTTAAATCTATATCTCTATTTTATCACCATCCCACAATCAAAGGGATACACTGTTAAGGTCTCTTGTCTATATATTTGCCACTCATCTTCATCAATGAAATCATTAAGTTCTACTCGATAGAAAGGGTGGAGCAGATAGTAcctcaaattacaattcacaaacGTATAGGTACCCCAAATACAAAATTCCAAATGTTGGGTACTCAATGTACAATTTCTCAAAACGTTGGGAACACCAGTAGTCATtaacccttaaaaaaataaagagaataaatAGGAAGTACAAAGAAATACAGCCCATGTAATCTAGAGTTCTAGACTGAAACAATCACTGGGCTGATTGGAAAGACCAATCACCATAAAAAgattagctaaaaaaaaaaaaaaaaaactaaaagcaTGTTGCAGCAGTTACAAGAAACCACCGGAATTGGTGTACCTATGGTTGTAGTTTCCTGAAACCACTGTTACATATTTTATACTATGGCAATAATTTAATTGCCGTATTAGGTTGGTTCAAAGGCCAACGTTTGTGTAAACCTCCATGGAAAGTGATCTACACAGTCTGATCAAGTTATGAATCCATGCATGGGTcttctcctctgtctcatccaCCTATTGAAGAACCCAAGAGCCATCACTCCAATCAAAGCATTGTTCCTCAACTAACCAGTATTAACCTTAAGAGGTTTGAAATTGAAGATGCAAAATTCCAAGTAAATCCTCAAGACAAAGGAAAACGGATTCTATGTCTACATTGCTTATCAATCAATACTAAAGAAAAAGCACATacttaaaaaattgaagaacacaTTTCAGATTTTACAGCTTAAACAAAAcactcatgaaaaaaaaaaaaattgaagaacacaTACATGCAAGGCTGCAACCAGGTAGAAGATCACAGTGAAAACTGATGGCAAGATATCCGGCCGGTAGAAGCAGAGCCAACCCCAACAACCAACTAACAGAATAATAAAGATTGGGAAACCGATGAGAAAGATCACAACCTTGATTCTGAATCCCTTATGGTCCGGAAGCAAACCCGAGTGAAGAAAGCTTGAGAAATTGAACTTTGCAAAGAACTGAGAATCCGAGATTTTACTTTCAGAGAAGTGATTGTaagagagattgagaagagTCAGATTAGTCAGAGGAGTGAAGATTTGTTGGTAGTTCGGCACCCGTCCGCCGCCGCACCCCTGAGTCCCTGACCTCACGAGTCACGAGTCACGAACTCACCTACCCTCACGAACTCACGAAGTCACGATTAAGTTATGAGCGGCGAAGATCTGGGGGAGAACCGGAGAAGCAGAACGAAGAAGTGGGTTTTGGGAGAAGCAGAACGAAGAAGACGAGAAAAATAAACCCTCGGTTTTGGCTTTTGGGCTTTGttattcgatttttttttaatttttaataaagtgtgtttgaaccgaataattcggtttaaaacGGTTCGACCCGATATATTCGCGTTTTTAAATCCAATTAGAAAAAATCGTGATTTTTActgaattttatttataattcagattcggtcagaattttttgtttaattcagaaaaattctgTTCGcacgaattattcgcgaataattcgatGAATTTAATAACTACGATCTGAACTAGCAGATCATTTTTGCCCCTcaatttagtttatttattattattttttacgaGATTCATGGTTTTCTACCACCGATTTGAGTTTGGTATCTGTTTTTATTCAAGATGGGTGGCTTTATATTAAGATTGGGGTCTATGTTGTGATACTATAGATTCCCGCTCCTCGATGACCTTTAGTAAATCAGATAAGAAATTAGCCTAGAGTGTTGGTTCTAGGGAATGATCCTTTGATGTCTAAGTCAATAATAAGGTGGAGAGACGAAGGAAAAGATGTCGAGCTCAAAGTGTCCTACCTTTTATCCCACTATCTTCCCTTATAGATTTGGTTGGTCTACTCGCTCATCGGTTATTGGGTCACTCTCCGTGCTGTCCTAGACATGAATGTTATTGGTGGATGGTCCTTGACCATGTTGATTTGACAAATCTCATAAAATCATAATGTGTTTTTTTGGCCATGGTTGGGTTTGGCAATTATGAATGTCACTATGTTATGGTTAGCCATGGAATCTTGTAGCACGTGGTGGGTATGGTCTGTCAATGGTGGAGCCGACCAGCTCCTAAGTCATGTGGAGCCAACCACAATACTTTcagccatggttttaagtatcggtgcgtatcgtgccgtatcggccgatacgtatccgtatcgataggcatcggcacgatacataccgatacgtatcataaaaattttaaaacccttatgtatcgatatgtatcctacgatacacaccgatacgcaccgatactcaccgatacgtaccgatactctatgaaaaattcaaaattgaagtgaaatgtatgtttcggtatgtatcggtacgtattggtatgtatcggtacgtatcagtgtgtatcggtatgtatcgatcgatacacaccgatacgtaccgatacagtcataaaatggccaaaatgggtaattttttagaaaaacataattttttgaggtgtttttgttccaaagttactgccaaccatttttctctctaactaaagtggaaatcaaggttgggaacaaggattttacatttatgggacaattacaaaccttgaattcttagtgtgatactctcaatttactatttattcataatacatgttatatataacttttttaactatttttttatgcaaatgtgtataaaaaagtgtttcctatccatttatgtgcgtatctttagcgtatcttagcgtatctccgatacgatacgataccctctgatacgtatcttaattttgaccgaccgatacgaagatcgataccgatactttaatctttgCTTTCAGCTATGGGAGACGACTACTCTATGGTGTGGCTGTATGGGAAATATGGAGCTGACCAGGGTGCTTCTACTCGAGAAGGACGCTAGCAATGGTGGAAACCAACTCCGGATTCCTGGCTGTCTCCCGGGCGATGAGTCTCCCACTACATATGCGCTTCCCTATTGGATGATCTTATTATGGTATGTTAGTTTCCCCCTACTCCCTTGTCTTTAGTACAAGGCCATAGGATAAGGGAGtagtgaagagattttcttttccaATCCTCCTTTTCCCCTGCAGCCCTCataattcaaattcaatgaGGGACCTGAGGGTTCTGAATCTCAATAAATGTCAGCCATTTGTATCACAtcaggaaaataatcctctgtttttctcatccctgtttttccttgttttgctacctgcagaacgcaacacgtggacaactttaagaccaacacAGTGGATGTAATAATcatcacccaatcttgaccgttggtctccttgttgtccacgtgtcgcgttctacaggtagcaaaacaagaaaaaacagggatgagaaaaatagaggattttgatccatcACATCATGGGTTGTGGGCTATCTTATCAAGGCGGTTGGAATTAGTCCTTACCCTCCCCGATGTCCATAATTACCAATTGTGTCAGATTGAAATTCGATTGTTGTGGAACCATAACCTTACACATGTCGGGCTCCTTCTGGGGTAAAGGTCATTTTTCGGATCTATAATTGGGGAGATCTCGACCGTTGTCAACTTTAGGATGTTTCTGGTTGGATGCATACCCCTGCGTTTTCCTTAGGGTTATAAGTTGGGTGTGGGGTAAGGTGCTCCGTCTTTACATTTTGCCCTCCCTGATTCTGCTAAGCTTTTTCTTGCCTTGCCGTTGCAACTTTCTCCTTATGGTGGGGTTTTTGCAACTCTGTTGTAGGTTTCTTGGACTTTTCTACATTGAATGGTCTTCTTCATGCATGTTTCCTTGTCGTCTGAACCAATAAGTTTCTTCATGTTGCCTTTGTATTATCTTTTACATTTTGCTTGTGTCGTTTCCGCTCCTAAGGATCTTTATTCCGTTACCCATGTCCATTTCTCCCCCCGGTGGCCGTGTCAACCCTGGAGTTGGGGCCAATGCATCGACATTGTCACATGAGGTGAGTGTTTCGTAGAAACCTTGCCCATAGAGGGCCAAAACACCTCAGTGGCCTCAGAGAGTCGATCCCACCGCCGGAGCTCCCATTGGTGAGGTTGTTCTGTCACCTAGCCTTAGGACCTAACAAAATTTAGGAAGGATTACATGATCGATTCAATTGAGGGCCGTAGAGCATTGGGAAAGGGCGAACAACTGGAGGGATGGAGAAGCCTGTTTCTGTGAGTGTTCCCTTTAGGCCAGCCTTCACTTTCCTCTGCATGACTTCTTGTGCCGTGTGCTTCGGTGTTATTTTGTTGTCCCTACCCAAACAGTTCCAAACTCCTTGAGAGTGGTGTTCGGCTTCATAATTAAGTGTTATAGGCTTGGTAAGGAGCCAACATTGACCTTT
This window contains:
- the LOC122065824 gene encoding uncharacterized protein LOC122065824 encodes the protein MGRQKEKFWQHAEQLDSSHFKCKFCEKQVFGGVTRLKYHLAKVSGHDVASCEKVSDDVQAEALLAINSESSSKKRKSCTSGESIVGSSPLTPLTSQRQSTMEEMIPKMDKSTWEKSLRDLFIKNNISFNVVQSDAFINFVKCTARYGPSVPIPSYGTLRGRIIPEARKDLEKYAEEVKFSWKQTGCTFMSDSWTDLKKRSFLNVIAYSPGGALFLKSEECSHARLTASYIFDILDREIQSIGPNLVVQLISDNASNYSSALDMLTGKYRWLFKTRCAAHGINLMLKDIYEKVFWVQEIFDEAKRIIDYLYKSIIVLQLMRSFTNKDLKYPCKTRIASNFLMLQSIVEVEEKLRLLVASAEWRSLRNSRSFEADRVVDTIQRESFWNDSKEILRFMEPIIRVLRLVDGDGATSGYLYEAIERAREVLEKLYEADHRYDQILKIFDIRRDENILGIIHYAAAVFNPTYFFSERFKKIPQMKDATDFIGEIVVPQDERREYYGQLAVYHMKSSTLFTPSAKMMMETSHPRVWWHIQGDAIPILQKYAIRILSQPCSSSACERNWSAWDATQTKKRNRLSAVMLDDLVYVRMNSLMMEKRGELEQKNMLPINLDNISVNDFDQRIEDVDKELERLLDDVDDSIAEDLLFGASASFTESETQPPDSI